The Elusimicrobiota bacterium genomic sequence TGTCCGGCTGATAATGGACCTTCGTGAGTCGCCTGAAAATAAGAACCTGTTGATTATAGAAGATATAATTGATACAGGACTCACAATGCATTATCTTTGTGAGAATCTGAAAACCCGGCGACCCAAATCGTTAAAAATATGCTCGCTTCTGTATAAACCAGCAAGAAAAATCAAAGATATAAAAATAGATTATCTCGGGTTTGAAGTTCCCGATAGGTTTGTCGTCGGTTATGGTATGGATTACAACGAACTTTACAGGAATCTGCCATATATCGGCATTTTAAAGCCCGAGGTTTATAGGAGAAAATAAAAAAAATGAGCAAACAGGCAAAAAGTATAGCAATGTGGCTATTGATAGTGTTGGGGTTTGTTTATCTATGGCAAGTCGCATCTGAAAAAACAAGAGAACGAGAACTTACATATTCGGAGTTCAAGCAGGCAATTAAAGAGCGAAAAATTTCGGATGTCGTAATCTCGCCAGATTTGATTTCCGGTATGCTTAAAGAAGATGGTAAAATTTTTAAGTTCAAGACGGTTCCAGTAGAAGATTCTAAACTGGTTGATGAACTTGAAAATTATCAGATAAAATATAAAGGACAAAAAAACCGTGGTTGGTTTTTAGAGATTCTTATATCAATAATCCCATGGGTTCTAATTGCGCTTATCTGGTATTTTTTGTTTATCCGAGGACCTGCGATGGGTGGTAAACAGATATTTTCATTTGGCAGAAGTCGTGCACGACTACAAACTGAGAAAAAAGGAAAAACAACATTTGTAGATGTCGCCGGTGTTGAAGAAGCAAAAGAAGAACTTAAAGAGGTAATTGAGTTTCTGAAAGATCCTGCTAAATTCCAAAAGTTAGGCGGTAAAATTCCGAAAGGTGTGTTGTTGGTCGGTCCTGCAGGAACTGGAAAAACATTGCTTGCTAAAGCGGTTGCCGGCGAGGCAGGTGTGCCATTCTATTCGTCAAGCGGGTCAGAGTTTGTAGAAATGTTCGTCGGTGTAGGCGCTTCACGGGTACGCGATTTGTTTGATATGGGTAGAAAAAACGCACCATGCGTGTTGTTCATAGACGAGATTGATGCAGTCGGCAGACACAGAGGCGCTGGCTACGGTGGTGGACATGACGAACGCGAGCAAACACTCAATCAACTACTTGTTGAAATGGACGGATTTGATACAAAAGAAGGCGTAATAATTTTATCTGCTACAAATCGGCCTGATGTGCTTGATGCCGCACTGCTTCGTTCAGGCAGGTTTGATAGACATATTATTGTGCCAGTTCCTGATATCAAAGGTCGTGAAGAAATTCTTAAAGTTCATTCTAAAAATATAAAACTTTCACAAATAGCAGATTTATCAATCATAGCCAAAAGAACACCGGGTTTTGTCGGTGCAGACCTCGCTAACCTTATCAATGAAGCAGCACTGCTTGCCGCGAGACGAAATAAAGAAGCAGTAGAAATGCCTGAACTTGAGGAAGCGATTGACAGGGTAATGGCGGGTCCGGAACGGCGTTCCAGAAAAATTTCAGACAAGGAAAAAAAAATTATCGCATACCACGAATCAGGACATGCGCTTGTTGCAAAACTGCTGCCTTCTACAGAGCCGGTTCATAAAATCTCTATAATCCCGCGTGGTATGGCGCTTGGTTATACGATACAATTACCGACGGAAGATAAGTATCTTATCACTAAATCAGAAATGGTCAGTAAAATTATTGTGCTTTTAGGTGGCAGAGCGGCTGAAAAACTGGTTTTTGGTGATATTACAACCGGTGCTGAAAATGATTTAAAGGTTGCAACGACTACAGTACAAAATATGATCTGTCTTTATGGTATGTCGGATAAATTAGGTAATGTTTCGTTAAGAAAACGTGAAGAAGAAATTTTTTTAGGCAGAGATATTTTTGCACAGGAAAAACTGTATTCAGAAAAAACAGCACAGCAGATTGACGATGAAACCAGAAAAATAATTGATGAAGCATTTGAGAAAGCAACTTTGCTGATAAAAACTAATTTAGAAAAATTAAAAAATCTGGCTGAAAAATTAGTTGAAAAAGAAATCCTTGAAGGTGAAGAACTTGCAAAACTGCTAGATCACGAATAAGGGCACACGAATAAAGGCAAACAACATGAACGAACGCGAATAATGACAAGATTTTATTCGTGAAAATTCGTGATGCCATTCGTGATTAGTCATTTG encodes the following:
- the hpt gene encoding hypoxanthine phosphoribosyltransferase codes for the protein MHNDIAEIIFTEQQIQKRIKELAGQVSKNYKGKQLTLVSVLKGATIFLADLMKNLKIPLSIDFMAVSSYKETESTGVVRLIMDLRESPENKNLLIIEDIIDTGLTMHYLCENLKTRRPKSLKICSLLYKPARKIKDIKIDYLGFEVPDRFVVGYGMDYNELYRNLPYIGILKPEVYRRK
- the ftsH gene encoding ATP-dependent zinc metalloprotease FtsH, with the protein product MSKQAKSIAMWLLIVLGFVYLWQVASEKTRERELTYSEFKQAIKERKISDVVISPDLISGMLKEDGKIFKFKTVPVEDSKLVDELENYQIKYKGQKNRGWFLEILISIIPWVLIALIWYFLFIRGPAMGGKQIFSFGRSRARLQTEKKGKTTFVDVAGVEEAKEELKEVIEFLKDPAKFQKLGGKIPKGVLLVGPAGTGKTLLAKAVAGEAGVPFYSSSGSEFVEMFVGVGASRVRDLFDMGRKNAPCVLFIDEIDAVGRHRGAGYGGGHDEREQTLNQLLVEMDGFDTKEGVIILSATNRPDVLDAALLRSGRFDRHIIVPVPDIKGREEILKVHSKNIKLSQIADLSIIAKRTPGFVGADLANLINEAALLAARRNKEAVEMPELEEAIDRVMAGPERRSRKISDKEKKIIAYHESGHALVAKLLPSTEPVHKISIIPRGMALGYTIQLPTEDKYLITKSEMVSKIIVLLGGRAAEKLVFGDITTGAENDLKVATTTVQNMICLYGMSDKLGNVSLRKREEEIFLGRDIFAQEKLYSEKTAQQIDDETRKIIDEAFEKATLLIKTNLEKLKNLAEKLVEKEILEGEELAKLLDHE